A part of Lolium rigidum isolate FL_2022 unplaced genomic scaffold, APGP_CSIRO_Lrig_0.1 contig_7894_1, whole genome shotgun sequence genomic DNA contains:
- the LOC124682261 gene encoding AAA-ATPase At3g28580-like translates to MEMVLDWRSVGSLIATVMVFRTAMRDFVPPEAEQWLRRFLARVTAAFRAPTATILIYEADGAAVTGVANDLYDAGQLYLGARCLAAAPAVRLYKPRGGSSTVASLPDAHTAHDTWKGVTVKWTSTARPVDVYRGGQGPSGGGVHRSLELQFVRQHRDFVHDSYIPHVMDEATRVRLTSRERRLYTNGEEYQRLWTSHAFSHPSTFDTLAVDPALREEIRADLLRFASRREHYARVGRAWKRGYLLHGPPGTGKTSLVAAIANLLMFDVYDLELTTVATNSHLRRLLVSTTPKSVVVVEDIDCSLDLSDRRKKGGGSIVDQDDDDNNAAIGREESISLSGVLNFVDGLWSSCVGERLIIFTTNHPERLDPALVRPGRMDRKIELGYCSPAALRVLAKNYLGVGEDTDDEVNGLMAQAEGLLAADDDVRITPADIGEVFMGCDGAGASAALRKLVGELRRRRDHAPAPAVERTRLT, encoded by the coding sequence ATGGAGATGGTCCTGGACTGGCGCTCGGTGGGCTCGCTGATCGCGACTGTCATGGTGTTCCGGACGGCCATGCGGGACTTCGTCCCGCCGGAGGCCGAGCAGTGGCTACGCCGCTTCCTCGCGCGGGTCACCGCCGCGTTCCGGGCCCCCACGGCCACCATCCTCATCTACGAGGCCGACGGTGCCGCCGTCACCGGCGTAGCCAACGACCTTTACGATGCCGGGCAGCTCTACCTCGGCGCGCGCTGCCTCGCCGCGGCCCCCGCCGTGCGCCTCTACAAGCCGCGCGGGGGGAGCAGCACTGTCGCCTCCCTCCCGGACGCGCACACCGCCCACGACACCTGGAAGGGCGTCACGGTGAAGTGGACCTCCACCGCGCGCCCCGTCGACGTGTATCGCGGCGGCCAGGGCCCCTCCGGCGGTGGCGTCCACCGCAGCCTCGAGCTCCAGTTCGTGCGTCAGCACCGCGACTTCGTCCACGACAGCTACATCCCCCACGTCATGGACGAGGCCACCAGGGTGCGGCTCACGTCGCGGGAGCGCAGGCTCTACACCAACGGCGAGGAGTACCAGCGCCTCTGGACCTCCCACGCATTCTCCCACCCCTCCACGTTCGACACACTCGCCGTGGACCCGGCGCTCCGCGAGGAGATCCGTGCCGACCTGCTCCGCTTCGCGTCCCGGCGGGAGCACTACGCGCGCGTCGGCCGCGCGTGGAAGCGCGGGTACCTGCTCCACGGCCCTCCCGGCACCGGCAAGACCAGCCTCGTCGCGGCGATCGCCAACCTCCTCATGTTCGACGTCTACGACCTAGAGCTCACAACCGTGGCCACCAACTCCCACCTCCGCCGCCTGCTCGTCTCCACCACGCCCAAGTCCGTCGTCGTAGTCGAGGACATCGACTGCTCCCTCGACCTCTCCGACCGCAGGAAGAAGGGCGGCGGTAGTATCGTCGACCAAGACGACGACGACAACAACGCGGCGATTGGGCGGGAGGAGTCCATAAGCCTCTCCGGCGTTCTCAACTTCGTGGACGGGCTCTGGTCTTCCTGCGTCGGCGAGCGCCTGATAATCTTCACCACCAACCACCCGGAGCGGCTCGACCCGGCGCTGGTCCGCCCAGGCCGCATGGACCGCAAGATCGAGCTCGGATACTGCTCGCCCGCCGCGCTCCGCGTGCTCGCCAAGAACTACCTCGGAGTTGGCGAGGATACCGACGACGAAGTGAACGGCCTCATGGCCCAGGCCGAGGGCCTGCTCGCCGCTGATGACGACGTGCGCATCACGCCCGCCGACATCGGCGAGGTGTTCATGGGATGCGACGGCGCGGGCGCCTCCGCCGCCTTGAGGAAGCTCGTCGGCGAGCTGCGCCGCAGGAGAGATCACGCACCTGCCCCGGCCGTAGAGCGAACGAGATTGACCTGA
- the LOC124682262 gene encoding AAA-ATPase At3g28580-like, which translates to MEMVLDWRSVGSLIATVMVFRTAMRDFVPPEAEQWLRRFLARVTAAFRAPTATILIYEADGAAVTGVANDLYDAGQLYLGARCLAAAPAVRLYKPRGGSSTVASLPDAHTAHDTWKGVTVKWTSTARPVDVYRGGQGPSGGGVHRSLELQFVRQHRDFVHDSYIPHVMDEATRVRLTSRERRLYTNGEEYQRLWTSHAFSHPSTFDTLAVDPALREEIRADLLRFASRREHYARVGRAWKRGYLLHGPPGTGKTSLVAAIANLLMFDVYDLELTTVATNSHLRRLLVSTTPKSVVVVEDIDCSLDLSDRRKKGGGSIVDQDDDDNNAAIGREESISLSGVLNFVDGLWSSCVGERLIIFTTNHPERLDPALVRPGRMDRKIELGYCSPAALRVLAKNYLGVGEDTDDEVNGLMAQAEGLLAADDDVRITPADIGEVFMGCDGAGASAALRKLVGELRRRRDHAPAPAVDALAAAETME; encoded by the coding sequence ATGGAGATGGTCCTGGACTGGCGCTCGGTGGGCTCGCTGATCGCGACTGTCATGGTGTTCCGGACGGCCATGCGGGACTTCGTCCCGCCGGAGGCCGAGCAGTGGCTACGCCGCTTCCTCGCGCGGGTCACCGCCGCGTTCCGGGCCCCCACGGCCACCATCCTCATCTACGAGGCCGACGGTGCCGCCGTCACCGGCGTAGCCAACGACCTTTACGATGCCGGGCAGCTCTACCTCGGCGCGCGCTGCCTCGCCGCGGCCCCCGCCGTGCGCCTCTACAAGCCGCGCGGGGGGAGCAGCACTGTCGCCTCCCTCCCGGACGCGCACACCGCCCACGACACCTGGAAGGGCGTCACGGTGAAGTGGACCTCCACCGCGCGCCCCGTCGACGTGTATCGCGGCGGCCAGGGCCCCTCCGGCGGTGGCGTCCACCGCAGCCTCGAGCTCCAGTTCGTGCGTCAGCACCGCGACTTCGTCCACGACAGCTACATCCCCCACGTCATGGACGAGGCCACCAGGGTGCGGCTCACGTCGCGGGAGCGCAGGCTCTACACCAACGGCGAGGAGTACCAGCGCCTCTGGACCTCCCACGCATTCTCCCACCCCTCCACGTTCGACACACTCGCCGTGGACCCGGCGCTCCGCGAGGAGATCCGTGCCGACCTGCTCCGCTTCGCGTCCCGGCGGGAGCACTACGCGCGCGTCGGCCGCGCGTGGAAGCGCGGGTACCTGCTCCACGGCCCTCCCGGCACCGGCAAGACCAGCCTCGTCGCGGCGATCGCCAACCTCCTCATGTTCGACGTCTACGACCTAGAGCTCACAACCGTGGCCACCAACTCCCACCTCCGCCGCCTGCTCGTCTCCACCACGCCCAAGTCCGTCGTCGTAGTCGAGGACATCGACTGCTCCCTCGACCTCTCCGACCGCAGGAAGAAGGGCGGCGGTAGTATCGTCGACCAAGACGACGACGACAACAACGCGGCGATTGGGCGGGAGGAGTCCATAAGCCTCTCCGGCGTTCTCAACTTCGTGGACGGGCTCTGGTCTTCCTGCGTCGGCGAGCGCCTGATAATCTTCACCACCAACCACCCGGAGCGGCTCGACCCGGCGCTGGTCCGCCCAGGCCGCATGGACCGCAAGATCGAGCTCGGATACTGCTCGCCCGCCGCGCTCCGCGTGCTCGCCAAGAACTACCTCGGAGTTGGCGAGGATACCGACGACGAAGTGAACGGCCTCATGGCCCAGGCCGAGGGCCTGCTCGCCGCTGATGACGACGTGCGCATCACGCCCGCCGACATCGGCGAGGTGTTCATGGGATGCGACGGCGCGGGCGCCTCCGCCGCCTTGAGGAAGCTCGTCGGCGAGCTGCGCCGCAGGAGAGATCACGCACCTGCCCCGGCCGTAGACGCGCTAGCTGCAGCCGAGACGATGGAGTAA